From the genome of Sulfurihydrogenibium subterraneum DSM 15120, one region includes:
- a CDS encoding translocation/assembly module TamB domain-containing protein: MKKFLKKKVLENKAIKFILKILTEAFFIVFLIILLFLAVFYVISSYQEILKKFGVYVEDDCNLKNSKLICSFIHITDKKEYDVKLEKVEGEFNFYNLLKFKTFANLKVNKLSGKYINDLTAPPSESFKFIFPTYLFTSYVNIDLKDGSFFVENVEKGINLDIKNISAYNNQNFVYLKSQPILTFIKDKNSYDLTLTPTGSYQVKLFPKKMIVENIKLFYNSVYANIKNISLFENKTIDLSASLNALSYSYKDINLSGLKADLNLKVKKDTDLKFDGFLTQLSYQNTRLLNSKFKGEVNFKEGKLDGKTELNISSLLSEGIQLKDLFLYSDIKDKDGLVVKGKYDLKLATGDFEYIDKLKKLKLEADIPSVKKVLSALPIKRNQILDSLDGKLKLSADYFVDKEFSDITVNSKDFTILGLNYDSLSGKINLSLKEKFINADLKGLSKNQTLSLKGLLKNFHDLKNLSYDFDINATNFILENLSYLKNIPIKANLNANGKIYGDVNNFHIKLSGNAPTFSYEDINLKNLIYDFSFENDLIKVNANSGEALKSNLTYDLKNEKLNLTLNVNRQFDLTPIHPFLLKHSKEVFEKVLPKTAEGSIYITSVKKDWNVDLNLNYYQVYLKDIENTIEGSLSGKLNQNDINLALSFNKDNLTFKNYTLKKILGNVSLLNKNLKFSVKAEGLERYKNFGLSASGSYNLDKEIFNLSVSSNLENENLQLKADLSAEGTLNDYKGKLSTTIKNQKQVNLIFDFKGNKDRLLAYGKDAKISHKDLSFNLGESVITVNFNRQDLQKSYGVAIFKNVVVKEKDITLVSFSDLKINYTDKKIFADRQLFTGTFKGMAERFLYDLENNLLDVAVSGDMDKNYVAQIIQYVNLDGKVKFAMAYKGKPEDVLEKASFKLYGDNIRIRTPYTLNVISFDKFDITLKDNLLIDIKGRTRSSYGDSSIAITGKYNLRKREGSVSVISELLPIKYENIYNGVVSTNTDIKLIQDKIYINSNTLTTGKARVEPEYFSKESGSKPEILKNVYLNIKVSTLSPIFIEGSWGRAYGEGKFDVKGTAEKPIVNGNFRISYGKIDFLKNRYNIDFIDVKLTDSKTYVNGKLSTNVSGTYIYVNVSGEADNLKYDFFSTPPKSKDEILTLLLIKKTPEQLASSGLFSVVGSVVKLLVPFKSTGEEEEGLFGTGFNVNVLPTYNPVQGITFSVYVQKYLTRKIYLGFSKPVSTTTIINQYGFYEAGYRLTERSSFVLRLYDNKAKSADLTFTLPFDF; this comes from the coding sequence ATGAAAAAATTCTTAAAGAAAAAAGTTTTAGAAAATAAAGCTATTAAGTTTATACTTAAAATATTAACAGAAGCTTTTTTTATAGTTTTTCTAATTATTTTACTCTTTTTAGCTGTTTTTTACGTTATTTCAAGTTATCAAGAGATATTGAAAAAATTTGGTGTTTACGTTGAAGATGATTGTAATTTAAAAAATAGTAAACTAATCTGTAGTTTTATACATATCACAGATAAAAAAGAGTACGATGTAAAACTTGAAAAAGTTGAAGGAGAGTTTAACTTTTACAACCTTTTAAAGTTTAAGACTTTTGCAAATCTAAAAGTAAATAAACTTAGTGGAAAATACATAAACGACTTAACAGCTCCCCCTTCTGAAAGTTTTAAGTTTATATTTCCTACATATCTTTTCACATCTTACGTAAATATTGATTTAAAAGATGGAAGCTTTTTTGTAGAAAATGTAGAAAAAGGTATAAACTTAGATATAAAAAACATCTCTGCCTATAACAACCAAAATTTTGTTTACCTTAAATCTCAGCCGATTTTGACGTTTATTAAAGATAAGAACAGCTACGACCTGACTCTTACACCAACAGGAAGTTATCAAGTAAAACTCTTTCCTAAAAAAATGATAGTTGAAAATATAAAACTCTTTTACAACTCTGTATATGCAAATATAAAAAATATTTCTCTTTTTGAAAATAAGACTATTGACCTATCAGCAAGTTTAAACGCTCTAAGTTATTCTTACAAAGATATTAACCTGTCAGGATTAAAAGCGGATTTAAACCTTAAAGTCAAAAAAGATACAGACTTAAAATTTGATGGATTTTTAACTCAGCTGAGTTATCAAAACACAAGACTTTTAAACAGTAAATTCAAAGGAGAAGTTAACTTTAAAGAAGGAAAGTTAGACGGTAAAACAGAACTTAACATTAGCTCTTTACTGTCAGAAGGCATACAACTTAAAGACTTGTTTTTATACTCTGATATAAAAGATAAAGATGGTCTTGTTGTAAAAGGAAAGTATGACTTAAAGTTAGCTACTGGAGATTTTGAATACATTGATAAACTTAAAAAATTAAAGTTAGAAGCTGACATACCTTCAGTTAAAAAAGTTTTATCTGCTTTACCGATAAAAAGAAATCAAATTTTAGATTCATTAGATGGTAAACTAAAGTTATCAGCTGATTACTTTGTAGATAAAGAATTTTCAGATATAACGGTTAACTCTAAAGACTTTACAATTTTAGGACTAAATTACGATTCTTTATCTGGAAAAATAAATCTATCATTAAAAGAGAAATTTATTAACGCAGATTTAAAAGGCTTAAGTAAAAATCAAACTTTAAGTTTAAAAGGACTTTTAAAAAACTTTCACGACTTAAAAAATCTATCTTACGATTTTGACATTAATGCTACAAACTTTATTCTTGAAAATCTTTCATATTTAAAAAATATCCCAATAAAAGCTAACTTAAACGCAAATGGGAAAATTTATGGAGATGTAAACAATTTCCACATAAAACTTAGTGGTAATGCTCCAACTTTCTCTTACGAAGATATAAACCTTAAAAACTTGATTTATGATTTCTCTTTTGAAAACGACTTAATTAAAGTTAACGCAAACAGTGGAGAAGCTTTAAAATCTAACCTTACATACGACTTAAAAAATGAAAAATTAAACCTAACTTTAAACGTAAACAGGCAGTTTGACCTTACGCCAATACATCCGTTTTTATTAAAACACTCTAAGGAAGTTTTTGAAAAAGTATTGCCAAAAACAGCAGAAGGAAGTATTTACATAACGTCAGTCAAAAAAGATTGGAATGTAGATTTAAATCTAAACTACTACCAAGTATACTTAAAAGATATTGAAAATACAATTGAAGGTAGTCTATCAGGAAAGTTAAATCAAAATGATATAAATTTAGCCTTAAGCTTTAACAAAGATAACTTAACTTTTAAAAACTACACATTGAAAAAGATTTTAGGAAATGTAAGCCTTTTAAATAAAAATCTAAAATTCTCTGTAAAAGCAGAAGGATTAGAAAGATACAAAAACTTTGGTCTTTCAGCTTCTGGAAGCTACAACTTAGATAAAGAGATTTTTAATCTATCTGTATCGTCAAACTTAGAAAATGAAAATTTACAGCTTAAAGCAGATTTAAGTGCAGAAGGAACTCTTAACGATTACAAAGGCAAACTATCTACAACTATCAAAAATCAAAAGCAGGTAAATCTAATATTTGATTTTAAAGGAAATAAAGATAGACTGCTGGCTTATGGTAAAGATGCTAAAATCTCACATAAAGACTTAAGTTTTAACTTAGGAGAATCTGTAATTACAGTAAATTTTAACAGACAAGACCTTCAAAAAAGCTATGGGGTAGCTATTTTTAAAAACGTTGTCGTAAAAGAAAAAGATATAACTTTAGTTAGTTTTTCAGATTTAAAGATAAATTACACAGATAAGAAAATTTTTGCAGATAGACAGCTGTTTACAGGAACATTTAAAGGAATGGCAGAAAGGTTTTTATATGATTTAGAAAATAACCTGTTAGACGTTGCAGTAAGTGGAGATATGGATAAAAATTATGTAGCTCAAATCATTCAGTATGTGAACTTAGATGGAAAAGTAAAGTTTGCAATGGCTTATAAAGGTAAGCCTGAAGATGTACTTGAAAAAGCATCTTTTAAACTTTATGGAGATAACATCCGTATTAGAACGCCTTACACTTTAAACGTTATATCCTTTGACAAGTTTGATATAACATTAAAAGACAATCTTTTGATAGATATAAAAGGTAGAACAAGGTCATCTTACGGAGACAGTAGTATAGCTATAACAGGTAAATATAACTTAAGGAAAAGAGAAGGCAGTGTATCTGTAATATCTGAACTTCTTCCTATAAAGTATGAAAATATTTATAACGGTGTTGTTTCTACAAATACAGATATAAAGCTTATCCAAGACAAAATTTATATAAACTCTAACACACTTACAACAGGAAAAGCAAGAGTAGAGCCTGAATACTTTAGTAAAGAATCTGGAAGTAAACCTGAAATTTTAAAAAACGTTTATCTTAATATAAAAGTCTCTACCCTCTCACCTATCTTTATAGAGGGAAGCTGGGGAAGAGCTTACGGAGAAGGAAAGTTTGATGTTAAAGGGACAGCTGAAAAACCTATAGTCAACGGTAATTTTAGAATATCTTACGGTAAGATAGACTTTCTAAAAAATAGGTACAACATTGACTTTATAGATGTAAAGCTAACAGACAGTAAAACTTACGTAAACGGAAAACTATCAACAAACGTATCTGGAACTTACATATACGTTAACGTATCTGGAGAAGCTGATAATCTAAAGTACGACTTTTTCTCTACTCCGCCTAAGTCAAAAGATGAGATATTAACATTACTGCTTATCAAAAAAACGCCAGAACAACTTGCATCATCAGGGCTATTTTCGGTAGTTGGAAGTGTGGTAAAGCTACTTGTGCCGTTTAAAAGTACGGGAGAAGAAGAGGAAGGACTTTTTGGAACAGGATTTAATGTAAATGTTTTGCCTACTTATAACCCTGTACAGGGCATTACTTTTAGTGTTTATGTACAAAAGTATTTAACAAGAAAGATATATTTAGGATTTTCAAAGCCTGTTTCTACTACAACTATTATAAACCAGTATGGATTTTATGAAGCAGGATACAGACTTACAGAAAGAAGCTCATTTGTCTTAAGGCTTTATGATAATAAAGCAAAATCTGCTGACTTAACATTTACCCTTCCTTTTGATTTTTAA
- the mtaB gene encoding tRNA (N(6)-L-threonylcarbamoyladenosine(37)-C(2))-methylthiotransferase MtaB has product MAFATLGCRMNQFETSALEDQFSLKGYDITDFESVADIYIVNTCTVTNDADRTSRKTLRQAKRRNPNAIVVATGCYAQVSPQELAKIPEIDLVIGNSHKTAVLEIVENYINEKFENKVFIDNIFRENDFKTFFISTFYEGSRPILKVQEGCNSFCSFCIIPFARGKVRSAKIQDVVNQVKFLVDIGYKEIVLTGTQLSQFGYDHKEGYLLDLLKQLIKIEGLYRVRLSSMGINELDDNLIDFLTTQEKIAPHFHLSIQSADDKVLKDMKRNYTVKEYIEKVEKILKKRPDTAIGTDIITGFPTEDETAFKNTVRNVEEIPFAYIHVFTYSMRDNTSAVKLGDKVPPQVKKERTKLLREIGGRKSIEFRKRFLDKELEFLIISEKEDYKVGLTGNYIHAKIRTEEPLNSVIKAKLTKVGYEREDNLAIIGDSYADTN; this is encoded by the coding sequence GTGGCTTTTGCAACCCTTGGCTGTCGTATGAACCAGTTTGAGACGTCAGCATTAGAAGACCAGTTTAGTTTAAAAGGTTATGACATTACAGACTTTGAGTCTGTAGCGGACATTTATATAGTAAACACTTGCACCGTTACAAATGACGCGGACAGAACTTCAAGAAAAACATTAAGACAGGCAAAAAGGAGAAATCCTAACGCTATCGTCGTTGCAACAGGTTGCTATGCCCAAGTATCTCCACAAGAGCTTGCAAAAATACCAGAGATAGATTTAGTAATAGGAAACTCTCACAAAACAGCAGTTTTAGAGATAGTAGAAAACTACATAAACGAAAAGTTTGAAAACAAAGTTTTTATAGATAACATCTTTAGGGAAAACGATTTTAAAACATTTTTTATATCAACCTTCTACGAAGGGTCAAGACCAATACTTAAAGTCCAAGAAGGTTGCAACAGTTTTTGCTCTTTTTGTATAATTCCTTTTGCAAGAGGAAAAGTAAGAAGTGCAAAGATACAAGATGTTGTAAACCAAGTAAAATTCCTTGTGGATATAGGTTATAAAGAGATAGTTTTAACAGGAACTCAACTATCCCAGTTTGGATATGACCATAAAGAAGGCTACCTTTTAGACCTTTTAAAACAGCTGATAAAGATAGAAGGACTTTACAGAGTAAGACTTTCATCTATGGGAATAAACGAGCTTGACGACAATTTAATAGACTTTTTAACAACTCAAGAGAAGATAGCCCCACACTTCCACCTGTCTATCCAGTCAGCTGACGATAAGGTTTTAAAAGATATGAAAAGAAACTATACTGTAAAAGAGTACATAGAAAAAGTTGAAAAAATATTGAAAAAAAGACCTGATACCGCTATTGGAACAGATATAATAACAGGATTTCCAACAGAAGATGAAACAGCTTTTAAAAACACTGTAAGGAATGTAGAAGAAATACCTTTTGCATACATTCATGTATTTACCTACTCTATGAGAGACAACACTTCTGCAGTAAAGTTAGGAGACAAAGTCCCGCCACAAGTTAAAAAAGAAAGAACAAAATTGCTTAGAGAGATAGGAGGAAGGAAAAGTATAGAGTTTAGAAAAAGATTTTTAGACAAGGAACTTGAATTTTTAATAATATCAGAAAAAGAAGACTACAAAGTAGGTTTAACAGGAAATTATATCCACGCAAAGATAAGAACAGAAGAACCTTTAAACTCAGTTATAAAAGCTAAACTTACAAAAGTAGGCTATGAAAGGGAAGACAATTTAGCTATTATAGGAGATAGCTATGCCGATACTAACTAA
- a CDS encoding CoA-binding protein yields MPILTKDEEIKEVLQNSRTVAVIGISNDPSKPSYFVSEVVKSYGFKMYFVNPKYEGQEILGEKVYKSILDIPDEIDIVDVFRRPADVVFTAEEALKKGFKTFWFQPGTYNPEVAEKLSNLGYNVIYDRCMKVECQRLLKK; encoded by the coding sequence ATGCCGATACTAACTAAAGATGAAGAAATTAAAGAAGTTTTACAAAACAGCAGAACTGTGGCGGTTATAGGGATATCAAACGACCCTTCAAAACCTAGCTACTTTGTTAGTGAGGTAGTTAAATCTTACGGTTTTAAGATGTACTTTGTAAATCCAAAGTACGAAGGGCAAGAAATATTAGGAGAAAAAGTTTACAAATCAATACTAGACATTCCAGATGAGATAGACATTGTAGATGTTTTTAGAAGACCTGCAGATGTTGTATTTACAGCTGAAGAAGCTTTAAAAAAAGGTTTTAAAACTTTTTGGTTTCAGCCTGGAACTTACAATCCAGAGGTTGCAGAAAAGTTATCAAATCTGGGTTATAACGTTATCTACGACAGATGTATGAAGGTAGAATGTCAAAGATTACTTAAAAAGTAG
- a CDS encoding LAGLIDADG family homing endonuclease produces MQGKELEYIEIEEDYDKVYFGNIATKTRKKVKIKADTFIKFLGIYLSEGSYHIKSKKEYKVRIVQKMNTSSANEIEKVLKELPFNYKVYQRKNGTVEYVINSKALTKYVEKFGKSADKYIPEFIYSLSERQKKLFLDYFILGDGHLKSDGKTFHFVSKSKKLIDGIQAIYATLGVATTVYEHRYKNGKVYYRLETRKDKRGRDKYYSMVREVEDVPYNDYIYSVTVPEGYILVRRNGKIAISGNCMAMRGVRNPDSVTVTSKLTGRFLECQKTREEFLNLINSHKKL; encoded by the coding sequence ATGCAAGGAAAAGAATTAGAATACATAGAAATTGAAGAAGACTATGATAAGGTTTATTTTGGAAATATAGCAACGAAAACTAGAAAGAAAGTAAAAATAAAAGCTGATACTTTTATTAAGTTTTTAGGTATTTATCTTTCTGAAGGCTCATATCACATAAAGAGTAAAAAAGAATATAAAGTAAGAATAGTTCAAAAGATGAACACCTCTTCCGCTAACGAAATAGAAAAAGTTTTAAAGGAATTACCTTTTAATTACAAAGTCTATCAAAGAAAGAATGGAACAGTAGAATATGTAATAAATTCAAAAGCTTTAACTAAATATGTGGAAAAATTTGGAAAATCTGCGGACAAGTACATACCAGAATTTATTTACTCACTATCAGAAAGACAGAAAAAATTGTTCTTAGATTATTTTATATTGGGAGATGGACATCTAAAGTCTGATGGAAAAACTTTTCATTTTGTAAGCAAATCAAAAAAACTCATTGATGGTATTCAAGCAATTTATGCAACATTAGGAGTAGCAACAACTGTTTACGAACATAGATATAAAAATGGAAAAGTTTACTACAGGTTAGAAACAAGGAAAGATAAAAGAGGAAGGGACAAGTACTACTCTATGGTTAGAGAAGTAGAAGATGTTCCTTATAACGACTATATATATTCTGTAACTGTTCCAGAAGGTTATATATTAGTTAGAAGAAATGGCAAAATAGCAATATCTGGAAATTGTATGGCTATGAGGGGAGTTAGAAATCCAGATTCAGTTACGGTAACGAGTAAGTTAACAGGAAGATTCCTTGAATGTCAAAAAACAAGGGAAGAGTTTTTAAACTTGATAAACTCCCATAAAAAGTTATAA
- a CDS encoding CCA tRNA nucleotidyltransferase, producing MLGIDRLLQKIFNKKKDEELDLQIKENYIHGLIFYNSYFDILVKALPRGSFCFIVGGWVRDRLINRPLGKNIDIDFIVTAPPMEVAKNLKKYINGSIFQFEKEKTVATFIFQENEYNYRFDFSYLDISDILTSDLSYEEKEEKILDRLIQDLLSRDFTINAIAVNFDDTSGLSASHTTLIDPSNGFKDIQEGIVKPISFENIIKDPVRILRGYRLALELEFKLDKEFEKFVKNNTDLLEKSPKERIRDELLKILSNENSYSTLEKLKENKVLSKVISQGLEELSTYKNTEEILKKNLIL from the coding sequence ATGCTTGGTATAGATAGACTTCTACAAAAGATTTTCAACAAAAAGAAAGATGAAGAGTTAGACTTACAGATTAAAGAAAACTACATACACGGCCTTATATTTTATAACTCTTACTTTGATATTTTAGTAAAAGCCCTTCCACGAGGTTCGTTTTGCTTTATAGTTGGAGGATGGGTAAGAGACAGACTTATCAACAGACCACTGGGAAAAAATATAGATATAGACTTTATCGTTACAGCTCCTCCCATGGAAGTGGCAAAAAATTTAAAAAAATACATAAACGGCTCTATCTTTCAGTTTGAAAAAGAAAAAACAGTTGCAACATTTATCTTTCAAGAAAACGAATACAACTACAGATTTGATTTTTCATATCTTGATATATCAGATATTTTAACATCTGATTTAAGTTATGAAGAAAAAGAAGAAAAAATATTAGATAGACTTATACAAGACTTACTTAGTAGAGACTTTACTATAAATGCAATAGCTGTTAACTTTGATGATACTTCTGGACTTAGTGCTTCCCACACTACACTTATAGACCCTTCAAACGGTTTTAAAGATATTCAGGAAGGTATTGTAAAACCTATATCCTTTGAAAATATAATCAAAGACCCAGTTAGAATACTTAGAGGATACAGACTTGCATTAGAGTTAGAGTTTAAGTTAGATAAAGAGTTTGAAAAATTTGTAAAAAACAATACAGACCTTTTAGAAAAAAGCCCTAAAGAGCGTATCAGAGATGAGTTATTAAAAATATTGTCAAATGAAAACTCCTACTCTACATTAGAAAAACTTAAAGAAAATAAAGTTTTATCAAAAGTAATTTCTCAAGGCTTAGAAGAACTATCAACTTATAAAAACACAGAAGAAATATTAAAAAAAAATTTGATTTTATAG
- a CDS encoding Tll0287-like domain-containing protein, translating to MKKFSAVLLAGLLFSCGEVQKVEIPKDKEEKIVQVGDSASMKLLKSLKSELMSAMQKGGLDEAVTVCNKKAMEITSQIEKETGYSMKRTTFKYRNPANAPDKYEAEALKYFEENIKQGKMPSYYIQALNDNGKVVYRYYKPLKVEGVCLTCHGDPNLMDKKLVERIKTLYPNDKAVGYKEGDFRGLVRVSIPADKI from the coding sequence GTGAAGAAATTTTCAGCTGTTTTATTAGCAGGATTGTTGTTTAGCTGTGGAGAGGTGCAAAAAGTAGAAATTCCGAAAGACAAGGAAGAAAAGATTGTGCAGGTAGGAGACAGTGCGTCAATGAAACTTCTAAAAAGTTTAAAAAGTGAGCTTATGAGTGCTATGCAAAAAGGTGGTTTAGACGAAGCTGTAACTGTTTGCAACAAAAAAGCTATGGAAATTACATCTCAGATAGAAAAAGAAACAGGGTACTCAATGAAAAGAACTACTTTTAAGTATAGAAATCCAGCTAATGCACCTGATAAGTATGAGGCAGAAGCTCTAAAATACTTTGAAGAAAACATAAAACAGGGTAAAATGCCTTCTTACTACATTCAAGCATTAAATGATAACGGAAAAGTTGTGTATAGATATTACAAACCTTTAAAAGTTGAAGGAGTTTGTTTAACTTGCCACGGAGACCCTAATCTTATGGATAAAAAGTTAGTTGAAAGAATCAAAACTCTTTATCCTAATGACAAAGCTGTAGGATACAAAGAAGGTGATTTTAGAGGATTAGTTAGAGTATCTATTCCTGCTGATAAGATATAA
- a CDS encoding ferredoxin, translated as MKVKVQVDKDLCTACALCYDEVPEVYEDSGDGTAQVKAEVGGDGAIIEGELAQRVLEVTEECPSGALVTEVVEE; from the coding sequence ATGAAGGTAAAAGTTCAAGTTGACAAAGATCTCTGCACAGCATGCGCTCTTTGCTACGATGAAGTTCCAGAAGTATACGAAGACTCTGGAGATGGTACAGCTCAAGTTAAAGCAGAAGTAGGTGGAGATGGCGCTATCATAGAAGGAGAGTTAGCACAAAGAGTTCTTGAAGTAACTGAAGAGTGCCCATCTGGTGCTTTAGTTACTGAAGTAGTAGAAGAGTAA